The following proteins are encoded in a genomic region of Pseudodesulfovibrio mercurii:
- a CDS encoding DUF4139 domain-containing protein, whose product MNRPCVFVAPLLAFLLLFAPLAGTAQAAGSVLAVYNSGRAQVTESRVVTLPEGAAAVVFTDIPATIDPSSIRATAPDMTVDDVQYAYRPITAANLLDAYVGKELSVILPDPADANARILRKAKLLSNADRPIFAMGNEVYVGSYEALLLPEMPKGLDAEPTLTLTTRSATAGRKNVALSYLMDGLGWRADYNLTVNQTGGSGDLDAWATVTNDSGHAFTGADLRLVAGDVQRAAAPKMLARGNVMMAEAASMDAAPAPAAEESFSQYHVYDPGRYVSIPASGSKQVGLFSVANVPVKTELSSRYHSGPNQRTGRIDQSVESALLFTNTRENNLGMPMPAGVVRVFMPVSDGAKLLAGEARLGHVAEGGEVRLVIGRSFDVTVERAQTSFKRIGKNAAEVGWRITVRNGSSEPRDVKLLESLSGQWTILNANTPYTAEDAGTIEFDLKGVAPSAGKGGTVVEYTVRFEY is encoded by the coding sequence ATGAACCGGCCATGTGTTTTCGTTGCCCCGCTGCTCGCCTTCCTGCTCCTTTTCGCTCCCCTCGCCGGGACCGCCCAGGCCGCCGGATCGGTCCTGGCCGTGTACAACTCAGGCCGGGCCCAGGTCACCGAATCCCGCGTGGTCACCCTGCCCGAGGGCGCGGCCGCCGTGGTCTTCACCGACATCCCCGCGACCATCGACCCGTCCTCCATCCGGGCGACGGCCCCGGACATGACCGTGGATGACGTCCAGTACGCCTACCGGCCCATCACCGCGGCCAACCTGCTCGACGCCTACGTGGGCAAGGAGCTGTCCGTGATCCTGCCCGACCCGGCCGACGCCAACGCGCGCATCCTGCGCAAGGCCAAGCTCCTGTCCAATGCGGACCGGCCCATCTTCGCCATGGGCAATGAGGTCTACGTGGGGTCCTACGAGGCCCTGCTCCTGCCCGAGATGCCCAAGGGGCTCGACGCCGAGCCGACCCTGACCCTGACCACCCGCAGCGCGACGGCCGGGCGCAAGAACGTGGCCCTGAGCTATCTCATGGACGGCCTGGGCTGGCGCGCGGACTACAACCTGACCGTGAACCAGACCGGCGGCAGCGGCGACCTGGACGCCTGGGCCACGGTGACCAACGATTCGGGCCACGCCTTTACCGGCGCGGACCTGCGTCTGGTCGCCGGGGACGTGCAGCGGGCTGCCGCACCCAAGATGCTCGCGCGCGGCAACGTCATGATGGCCGAGGCCGCGTCCATGGACGCCGCCCCGGCCCCCGCCGCCGAGGAATCCTTTTCCCAGTACCACGTCTATGATCCGGGCCGGTACGTGTCCATCCCGGCCTCGGGCTCCAAGCAGGTGGGGCTGTTCTCGGTCGCGAACGTCCCGGTGAAGACCGAGCTCTCCAGCCGCTACCACAGCGGCCCCAACCAGCGCACCGGCAGGATCGACCAGTCCGTGGAGTCGGCCCTGCTCTTCACCAACACCAGGGAAAACAACCTGGGCATGCCCATGCCCGCGGGCGTGGTCCGGGTGTTCATGCCCGTGTCGGACGGGGCCAAGCTCCTGGCGGGCGAGGCCCGTCTGGGCCACGTGGCCGAGGGCGGGGAGGTCCGGCTGGTCATCGGCCGCTCCTTCGACGTCACCGTGGAGCGCGCGCAGACGAGCTTCAAGCGCATCGGCAAGAACGCCGCCGAGGTCGGCTGGCGCATCACCGTGCGCAACGGCTCGTCCGAGCCCAGGGACGTCAAGCTCCTGGAATCCCTGTCCGGCCAGTGGACCATACTCAACGCGAACACGCCGTACACGGCCGAGGACGCGGGGACCATCGAGTTCGACCTGAAGGGCGTCGCGCCCTCCGCTGGCAAGGGGGGAACGGTGGTCGAATACACCGTGCGTTTCGAATACTAG
- a CDS encoding glycyl-radical enzyme activating protein, protein MLKGMVYNIQRMSVQDGPGLRTTVFLKGCPLRCLWCSNPESQAFTPQLMYFENLCTGCGACETACPNGAVTRLRNGKFGRDPEQCTDCGACASVCPSGARDMSGRPMTVEEVMQVVRKDGTFYLNSGGGVTFGGGEPTAGGDFFLSLLEQAHNEAYHCTVDTCGQCPEDRFRKTIELADLLLFDCKHMDPARHRELTGQDNTLILKNLRNALSSDTPVRIRMPLMPGLNDTEENLAAMADFLGGFGLREVEVMPCHFFGRNKYLALNRALPLVRQYEPDEFKAINERFLRHGLRPVVV, encoded by the coding sequence ATGTTGAAAGGAATGGTTTACAACATCCAGCGCATGTCGGTGCAGGACGGACCGGGGCTGCGCACCACCGTCTTTCTGAAAGGCTGCCCGCTGCGCTGCCTCTGGTGCAGCAACCCGGAGTCCCAGGCGTTCACCCCGCAGCTGATGTATTTCGAAAATCTCTGCACGGGATGCGGCGCCTGCGAAACGGCCTGTCCGAACGGAGCCGTGACCCGGCTGCGGAACGGCAAGTTCGGACGCGATCCGGAGCAATGCACGGACTGCGGCGCCTGTGCGTCCGTGTGCCCCAGCGGCGCGCGCGACATGTCGGGCAGGCCGATGACCGTCGAGGAGGTCATGCAGGTCGTTCGCAAGGACGGGACGTTCTACCTCAACTCCGGCGGCGGCGTGACCTTCGGCGGCGGAGAACCCACGGCAGGCGGGGATTTCTTCCTCTCCCTGCTCGAACAGGCGCACAACGAGGCCTACCACTGCACGGTGGACACCTGCGGCCAGTGCCCGGAGGACCGCTTCCGGAAAACCATCGAGTTGGCGGACCTGCTGCTCTTCGACTGCAAACATATGGACCCCGCCCGGCACAGGGAACTGACCGGGCAGGACAACACGCTCATCCTGAAGAACCTTCGCAACGCCCTGAGCTCCGACACGCCGGTGCGCATCCGCATGCCGCTCATGCCCGGCCTGAACGATACGGAGGAAAACCTGGCGGCCATGGCCGATTTCCTGGGGGGCTTCGGCCTCCGGGAAGTCGAGGTCATGCCCTGCCACTTTTTCGGCCGCAACAAATATCTCGCCTTGAATCGGGCTCTACCCCTCGTGCGTCAGTACGAACCCGATGAGTTCAAGGCGATCAACGAACGCTTCCTGCGCCACGGCCTCAGGCCGGTCGTCGTGTAG
- a CDS encoding HAD-IA family hydrolase, whose product MAAITLKGVVFDLDGVITRTAKVHAQAWEASFNEFLKHQAEETGTPFEPFDRTSDYQNYVDGKPRFEGVLSFLKSRNIRLAPGEPDDPPGYDTVCAIGNKKNALFQEILKEQGPEVFDSSVALVRELKRNGVLVALATSSRNGMLVLELAGLTTLFDAHVDGVVSAELDLKGKPDPDIFVAAAERMGLHPGECAVVEDSLSGVQAGCAGNFGLTLGIARNIGGEMLKRFGADMVVSDLGEITVDDLMEWFESGMATDEWFLTYHGFEPGDEKLRETLTCVGNGYLGSRGAYECECSSYYFYPGTYVSGIFNKTPSDVEGREIWNNDLVNCPNWLPVAFKIGNGEFVSPLSMEILSYSHRLNMRVAVMERHLVVRDQVGRITRISSRRVASMADPHLLALQFDFTPLNYAAKLTFRSSLDGNVSNEGVARYASLNTRHLNRVGGGKAGDGIYLHVETSHSRYQIVMAAKTRLLEDGKPIEVRKEVVQDRARVSEEICVQVKENHCYGLEKFVHVRTSLDREPGDLRDLCLDGLKGVKTFKGVFGPHAKSWKNLWQKADIRVKGDRFVQRVLRLHVYHLLVTASPHNVGRDAGMPARGLSGEAYRGHIFWDEVYILPFFDANFPDISKALLMYRYNRLDAAREYARENDYTGAMFPWQTADDGSEETQEVHYNPESKTWGPDLSRRQRHVSIAVFVNAWRYVSWTGDQAFLREYGAELMLDIARFWGDIATLDETSGAYHIDGVMGPDEFHEKLPGSDESGLRDNAYTNIMVVWLLEKALSVLETLPPRLKKQITAHIGLTDEEVAKWRDMTTRLNVIVSEDGIISQFDGYMDLPELDWDSYRQRFYSIHRMDRILKAEGDSPDNYKVAKQADTLMTWYILEPDEVARILRKLGHDVPDPLKLLKDNYDFYEKRTSHGSTLSKVVHAVIARYIYPSNVSWDWFMEAMQSDIYDTQGGTTVEGIHTGVMAGTLEVLKQDYAGLNLSATPMRIDPDPPVHWGEMRLSFIWRSIWFDLVVEQDRVNMTAFHQGDKIVPVEIFGQPFELKPGKTIEARRPRGGESG is encoded by the coding sequence GTGGCAGCAATCACACTCAAGGGCGTGGTCTTCGACCTGGACGGCGTCATCACCCGGACGGCAAAGGTGCACGCCCAGGCCTGGGAGGCCTCCTTCAACGAATTTCTCAAGCACCAGGCCGAGGAGACCGGCACCCCGTTCGAGCCCTTTGACCGCACGAGCGACTACCAGAACTACGTGGACGGCAAGCCGCGCTTCGAGGGCGTGCTCAGCTTCCTCAAGTCCCGCAACATCCGGCTGGCCCCCGGCGAGCCGGACGACCCGCCGGGCTACGACACGGTCTGCGCCATCGGCAACAAGAAGAACGCGCTTTTCCAGGAAATCCTCAAGGAGCAGGGGCCCGAGGTCTTCGACTCCTCCGTGGCCCTGGTCAGGGAGCTCAAGCGCAACGGCGTGCTCGTGGCCCTGGCCACCTCCAGCCGCAACGGCATGCTCGTTCTGGAGCTGGCCGGGCTGACCACCCTGTTCGACGCCCACGTGGACGGCGTGGTCTCGGCCGAACTCGACCTCAAGGGCAAGCCCGATCCCGACATCTTCGTGGCCGCCGCCGAAAGGATGGGCCTCCATCCCGGCGAGTGCGCCGTGGTCGAGGACTCCCTGTCCGGCGTCCAGGCCGGATGCGCGGGCAACTTCGGCCTGACGCTCGGCATCGCCCGGAACATCGGCGGCGAGATGCTGAAGCGGTTCGGGGCCGACATGGTCGTGTCCGACCTGGGCGAGATCACCGTGGACGACCTCATGGAGTGGTTCGAGTCCGGCATGGCCACGGACGAATGGTTCCTGACCTACCACGGCTTCGAGCCGGGCGACGAGAAGCTGCGCGAGACCCTGACCTGCGTGGGCAACGGCTACCTAGGCTCGCGCGGGGCCTACGAGTGCGAGTGCTCTTCCTACTACTTCTACCCCGGCACCTACGTCTCGGGCATCTTCAACAAGACCCCCAGCGACGTGGAGGGGCGCGAGATCTGGAACAACGACCTGGTCAACTGCCCCAACTGGCTGCCCGTGGCCTTCAAGATCGGCAACGGCGAGTTCGTCTCGCCCCTGTCCATGGAAATCCTCAGCTATTCCCACCGCCTGAATATGCGCGTGGCGGTCATGGAACGCCACCTCGTGGTCCGCGATCAGGTGGGCCGCATCACCCGCATATCCTCCCGGCGCGTGGCCTCCATGGCCGACCCCCACCTGCTCGCCCTGCAATTCGACTTCACCCCGCTTAACTACGCCGCCAAGCTGACTTTCCGTTCCTCGCTGGACGGCAACGTCAGCAACGAGGGCGTGGCCCGTTATGCCAGCCTGAACACCCGCCACCTCAACCGGGTGGGCGGCGGCAAGGCGGGCGACGGCATCTATCTGCACGTGGAGACCTCCCACTCGCGCTACCAGATCGTCATGGCCGCCAAGACCCGCCTGCTCGAGGACGGCAAGCCCATCGAGGTGCGCAAGGAGGTAGTCCAGGACCGGGCCAGGGTCTCCGAGGAAATCTGCGTCCAGGTCAAGGAGAACCACTGCTACGGCCTGGAAAAGTTCGTCCACGTGCGCACCTCTCTGGATCGCGAACCCGGCGACCTGCGCGACCTGTGCCTGGATGGGCTCAAGGGCGTGAAGACCTTCAAGGGCGTCTTCGGCCCCCACGCCAAGTCATGGAAAAACCTCTGGCAAAAGGCGGACATACGGGTCAAGGGCGACCGCTTCGTCCAGCGCGTGCTGCGCCTCCACGTCTACCACCTGCTGGTCACGGCCAGCCCGCACAACGTGGGCCGCGACGCGGGCATGCCCGCCCGTGGCCTGTCCGGCGAGGCCTACCGGGGCCACATCTTCTGGGACGAGGTCTACATCCTGCCCTTCTTCGACGCCAACTTCCCGGACATCTCGAAGGCCCTGCTCATGTACCGCTACAACCGCCTCGACGCGGCCCGCGAATACGCCCGCGAAAACGACTATACGGGGGCCATGTTCCCCTGGCAGACCGCCGACGACGGCAGCGAGGAGACCCAGGAAGTCCACTACAATCCCGAGTCCAAGACCTGGGGGCCGGACCTGTCCCGCCGCCAGCGGCACGTGTCCATCGCCGTGTTCGTCAACGCCTGGCGTTACGTCTCCTGGACCGGCGACCAGGCCTTCCTGCGCGAATACGGCGCGGAGCTGATGCTCGACATCGCCCGCTTCTGGGGCGACATCGCCACCCTCGACGAAACCTCCGGCGCCTACCATATCGACGGGGTCATGGGCCCGGACGAGTTCCACGAAAAACTGCCCGGCTCCGACGAGTCCGGCCTGCGCGACAACGCCTACACCAACATCATGGTCGTCTGGCTCCTGGAAAAGGCCCTGTCCGTGCTCGAAACCCTGCCGCCCCGCCTGAAGAAGCAGATCACCGCGCACATCGGCCTGACCGACGAGGAGGTCGCCAAGTGGCGGGATATGACCACCAGGCTCAACGTCATCGTCTCCGAGGACGGCATCATCAGCCAGTTCGACGGCTACATGGACCTGCCCGAGCTGGACTGGGATTCCTACCGCCAGCGCTTCTACTCCATCCACCGCATGGACCGCATCCTCAAGGCCGAAGGCGACTCGCCCGACAACTACAAGGTCGCCAAGCAGGCCGACACCCTGATGACCTGGTACATCCTCGAACCCGACGAGGTGGCCCGCATCCTGCGCAAGCTCGGCCACGACGTGCCCGACCCCCTCAAGCTGCTCAAGGACAACTACGACTTCTACGAAAAGCGGACCAGCCACGGCTCCACCCTGTCCAAGGTCGTCCACGCCGTCATCGCCCGGTACATCTACCCGAGCAACGTCTCCTGGGACTGGTTCATGGAGGCCATGCAGTCCGATATCTACGACACCCAGGGCGGCACCACCGTGGAAGGCATCCACACCGGCGTCATGGCCGGGACCCTCGAAGTCCTCAAACAGGACTACGCCGGGCTCAACCTGTCCGCCACGCCCATGCGCATCGACCCGGACCCGCCCGTACACTGGGGCGAAATGCGTCTGTCCTTCATCTGGCGGTCCATCTGGTTCGACCTCGTCGTCGAACAGGACCGCGTCAACATGACCGCCTTCCACCAGGGCGACAAGATCGTGCCCGTGGAAATCTTCGGCCAACCCTTCGAACTCAAGCCGGGCAAGACCATCGAGGCCCGACGGCCAAGGGGAGGGGAGAGCGGATAG
- a CDS encoding glycyl radical protein, giving the protein MPFDMTKVATGPTAYKINWETINARFKEYKDFLMEAPQVMDPERLQFLHDVYTEYNGEPVVYIRARLLERVLTQKKIFLDGNPIVGTLTGTRCGVYPYPEWNVQWIKDEMQMAKMTSLGEMKIPRETEDLLKQTYKEWKGRTCIDLNNKMFKDMFGFDSHPYHKAGMFYENVSVASGSGIADYPKVLNHGMRAVLDDLKERLRNCPTTLADKERFDLYRSMIVVCEAVIAHSHRYAELVENAAAEETDPKNKAELLEIAEICRRVPEFPARNFREAIQSFWFMHVCIETEQMACATSPGRFGQYMYPFYKKDIEEGKLNREQVVALLKLQWIKHMELAEYQGGSYAKTLSGHTGQTMTIGGLDKDGRDASTELEVLLLETQIQARGIQPTLTLLYHPKLSESYMGKVVQCIRGGSGQPQILNNTAVIERTLARFAQYKDGITLEDARNCGNYGCVSTGICGKGSFITQEDQPCLAKIIEMVMYNGKDPRTKKQLGVETGDITSFQSFDELYDAYKCQLKHLFTVSRKHSDLSQMARLQVVPSVLRSVMYDGCIEKGMCEEAGGTRYPQVNPIMTAGIDAANSLLAIKHLVFDTRKITMEQLMTAIKANFEGYEDIRKMCYDAPKHGNDYPEIEEFVQQYYHDVDEIHNSIGPDCFGYRTPLDAYSLSYHNYFGALMGALPTGRKAGVALTDGSVSAMPGTDHEGITALIKAGATAIDTVRYGANHFNVKLVPAALEGPAGTRLLSSLLKTYCDLGGSHIQFNVVTSATLKKAQEVPQEYKDLVVRVAGFSAYFTRLDKGVQDEIVKRTEYSQAC; this is encoded by the coding sequence ATGCCTTTCGACATGACAAAGGTGGCCACAGGCCCCACGGCGTACAAGATCAACTGGGAGACGATTAACGCGAGGTTCAAGGAATACAAGGACTTTTTAATGGAAGCGCCTCAGGTGATGGACCCGGAGCGCCTCCAGTTCCTGCACGATGTATACACCGAGTACAACGGTGAGCCCGTTGTATACATCCGCGCCAGGCTGCTTGAGCGGGTGCTGACCCAGAAGAAGATTTTTCTCGACGGCAACCCCATCGTCGGCACCCTCACGGGCACGCGTTGCGGCGTCTATCCCTATCCGGAGTGGAACGTCCAGTGGATCAAGGACGAGATGCAGATGGCCAAGATGACGTCTCTTGGCGAAATGAAGATTCCCCGGGAGACCGAGGACCTGCTGAAGCAGACCTACAAGGAATGGAAGGGACGCACCTGCATCGACCTGAACAACAAGATGTTCAAGGATATGTTCGGGTTCGATTCGCACCCCTACCACAAGGCCGGCATGTTCTACGAGAACGTCAGCGTGGCCAGCGGCTCCGGCATCGCCGACTACCCCAAGGTCCTGAACCACGGCATGCGCGCCGTTCTCGACGACCTGAAGGAGCGCCTGCGCAATTGTCCCACCACGCTGGCGGACAAGGAGCGTTTCGACCTCTACCGTTCCATGATCGTGGTCTGCGAGGCCGTCATCGCCCATTCGCACCGCTACGCCGAACTGGTGGAAAATGCCGCCGCCGAGGAGACCGACCCCAAGAACAAGGCCGAACTCCTGGAGATCGCGGAGATCTGCCGCCGCGTGCCCGAATTCCCGGCCCGCAACTTCCGCGAGGCCATCCAGTCCTTCTGGTTCATGCACGTGTGCATCGAGACCGAGCAGATGGCCTGCGCCACCTCGCCCGGCCGTTTCGGCCAGTACATGTATCCCTTCTACAAGAAGGACATCGAAGAGGGTAAGCTGAACCGTGAGCAGGTCGTGGCCCTGCTGAAGCTGCAATGGATCAAGCACATGGAGCTGGCCGAGTACCAGGGCGGCTCCTACGCCAAGACCCTTTCCGGCCACACCGGCCAGACCATGACCATCGGCGGCCTGGACAAGGACGGACGCGACGCCAGCACCGAACTCGAGGTGTTGCTGCTCGAGACCCAGATCCAAGCGCGCGGCATCCAGCCGACCCTGACCCTGCTCTATCATCCGAAGCTGTCCGAGTCCTACATGGGCAAGGTCGTGCAGTGCATCCGCGGCGGCTCGGGCCAGCCCCAGATCCTCAACAACACCGCCGTGATCGAGCGCACCCTGGCCCGTTTCGCCCAATACAAGGACGGCATCACCCTGGAGGACGCCCGCAACTGCGGCAACTACGGCTGCGTATCCACCGGCATCTGCGGCAAGGGCAGCTTCATCACCCAGGAGGACCAGCCCTGTCTCGCCAAGATCATAGAAATGGTGATGTACAACGGCAAGGACCCGCGGACCAAGAAGCAACTGGGCGTGGAGACCGGCGACATCACCTCGTTCCAGAGCTTCGATGAGCTGTACGACGCCTACAAGTGCCAGTTGAAGCACCTCTTCACCGTCTCGCGCAAGCATTCCGACCTGTCGCAGATGGCCCGCCTCCAGGTGGTTCCCAGCGTGCTGCGCTCGGTGATGTACGACGGCTGCATCGAAAAGGGCATGTGCGAGGAGGCCGGGGGAACCCGCTATCCGCAGGTCAACCCGATCATGACCGCCGGTATCGACGCGGCGAACTCGCTGCTGGCCATCAAGCACCTCGTCTTCGACACCAGAAAGATCACCATGGAGCAGCTCATGACGGCCATCAAGGCCAACTTCGAGGGATACGAGGACATCCGCAAGATGTGCTACGACGCGCCCAAGCACGGCAACGACTATCCGGAGATCGAGGAATTCGTGCAGCAGTACTACCACGACGTGGACGAAATCCACAATTCCATCGGCCCCGATTGTTTCGGCTACCGCACTCCGCTCGACGCCTACTCCCTGTCGTACCACAACTACTTCGGCGCGCTCATGGGAGCGCTTCCGACCGGCCGCAAGGCGGGTGTCGCCCTCACCGACGGCTCGGTCTCGGCCATGCCCGGCACGGACCACGAGGGCATAACCGCCCTGATCAAGGCCGGCGCGACGGCCATCGACACCGTCCGCTACGGCGCGAACCACTTCAACGTCAAGCTGGTCCCCGCCGCCCTTGAAGGCCCGGCCGGCACGCGTCTGCTGAGCTCGCTGCTCAAGACATACTGTGATCTCGGCGGCTCGCACATCCAGTTCAACGTGGTAACGTCCGCCACCCTGAAGAAGGCTCAGGAGGTCCCCCAGGAATACAAGGATCTCGTGGTCCGAGTGGCGGGCTTCAGCGCCTACTTCACCCGTTTGGACAAGGGCGTCCAGGATGAAATCGTGAAGCGTACCGAATACTCGCAGGCCTGTTAG
- a CDS encoding ErpA-related iron-sulfur cluster insertion protein (Members of this family, many of which are selenoproteins, show homology to the iron-sulfur cluster insertion ErpA that was described in Escherichia coli.): MFTLNAADAILERLREILEDEDEGVCVRLREYSVGGGUHSKVVLGLGTDEPDEEDDERIDVKGVPFIAEKDFLLNHGGNYELTLNEDQQMVLNALAGA, encoded by the coding sequence ATGTTTACCCTGAACGCGGCGGACGCCATTCTCGAAAGGCTCCGCGAGATACTTGAGGACGAGGACGAAGGCGTCTGTGTCCGCCTGCGCGAATACAGCGTCGGCGGTGGATGACACAGCAAGGTCGTGCTTGGTCTAGGCACGGACGAACCCGATGAGGAGGACGACGAACGGATCGACGTGAAGGGCGTCCCGTTCATCGCCGAAAAGGACTTTCTGCTGAATCACGGCGGAAACTACGAATTGACCCTGAACGAAGACCAGCAAATGGTCTTGAACGCGCTCGCGGGAGCGTGA
- a CDS encoding ErpA-related iron-sulfur cluster insertion protein (Members of this family, many of which are selenoproteins, show homology to the iron-sulfur cluster insertion ErpA that was described in Escherichia coli.), producing the protein MFTVDTTKELLEKLRALLAEEDPETCVRLREYNAGCGCNSKIRLGLGLDEPEDEDERISVREIPFIAEKDFLLKHGRSYALAFDENRETVLTALDASD; encoded by the coding sequence ATGTTCACAGTGGATACGACGAAAGAGCTTCTCGAAAAGCTTCGCGCCCTGTTGGCGGAGGAAGACCCGGAGACCTGCGTGCGCCTGCGCGAGTACAATGCCGGATGCGGCTGCAACAGCAAGATCCGGCTCGGCCTGGGGCTGGACGAGCCTGAAGATGAGGACGAACGGATCAGCGTGCGGGAAATCCCGTTTATCGCGGAAAAGGATTTTCTGCTGAAGCACGGCAGATCCTATGCTCTGGCTTTCGACGAAAATAGGGAAACCGTCCTCACCGCGCTGGATGCGTCGGATTAG